The Bombus vancouverensis nearcticus chromosome 17, iyBomVanc1_principal, whole genome shotgun sequence genome has a window encoding:
- the LOC117166056 gene encoding uncharacterized protein LOC117166056 isoform X2 has product MTDSQQQFCLRWNNFQANITSQFEALRDDEDFVDVTLACDGRRLQAHKVVLSACSPYFKELFKTNPCKHPIIFMRDVEFEHLQSLLEFMYAGEVNISQAELPTFLRTAESLQIRGLTDSQNNQHNNEKHLKTNNIHASNGRGLISPNLEEDRSKTPPTSSPPPLKRLCKRSDSPQISSPVPAPAACATGTPRTRPLIEPQVQLDCYKDLDIVEPKIELPEYGSDDDCSPKQEVNTLPSGFLSLDGGMEVLPSYPPSYQGGGAGGGGGGGGGGGGSLEGGMPGPSHAGNTELNQEQQADLRKLHSLDPRPCPVCNRMYSNLSNLRQHMRLIHNPQSVTCPLCNKPFKTKLYLKRHLVSFHELSVADRHRQEEIYQQQQPKAQQQTGAQTHLQIQAQQTDNVKSFSTPRVSMEEGTATVTLENKSRVFQDGAYEVNQTNAESKHFQSSMMQFDAAYH; this is encoded by the exons ATGACGGATAGCCAGCAGCAGTTTTGCTTGCGTTGGAACAACTTTCAAGCTAATATCACCAGCCAATTCGAGGCCCTCAGGGATGACGAGGACTTCGTTGATGTCACCTTAGCCTGCGATGGTAGGCGTCTCCAGGCGCACAAGGTTGTCCTCTCCGCGTGCAGCCCTTACTTCAAGGAGTTGTTCAAG ACAAATCCATGCAAGCATCCGATAATATTTATGCGAGATGTGGAGTTTGAACACCTGCAGTCACTTTTGGAGTTCATGTATGCTGGGGAGGTTAACATATCTCAAGCAGAATTACCCACATTTTTAAGAACTGCTGAGTCTCTACAAATCCGTGGCCTCACTGACTCTCAAAATAATCAGCACAACAACGAAAAG catTTGAAGACAAACAACATACACGCATCAAATGGCCGTGGGCTGATCTCACCAAATTTGGAGGAGGACCGTAGTAAAACTCCACCAACTTCAAGTCCTCCACCATTAAAAAGGCTGTGCAAACGAAGTGATTCGCCTCAAATATCTAGTCCAGTACCAGCTCCGGCGGCCTGTGCAACTGGAACGCCACGCACACGGCCATTAATTGAGCCACAGGTTCAACTTGACTGTTATAAAGATCTCGATATTGTTGAG CCAAAAATAGAATTACCAGAATATGGAAGCGATGATGATTGTTCTCCAAAGCAGGAGGTCAACACACTGCCAAGTGGTTTTCTTAGCCTCGATGGTGGCATGGAAGTTTTGCCATCTTATCCACCTTCCTATCAAG GTGGAGGagcaggaggaggaggaggaggtggaggagggGGTGGTGGATCACTAGAAGGTGGGATGCCAGGACCATCTCATGCTGGTAATACGGAATTAAATCAAGAACAACAAG CTGACCTACGCAAACTGCACTCGCTGGACCCACGCCCCTGTCCTGTCTGCAACCGCATGTACAGTAACTTGTCGAACCTACGTCAGCACATGCGCCTGATCCACAACCCTCAGAGTGTCACATGCCCCCTCTGTAACAAGCCATTCAAGACCAAGCTCTACCTGAAACGCCACCTGGTCAGCTTCCATGAGCTCAGCGTGGCAGACAGGCATCGTCAAGAAGAAATCTACCAACAACAACAGCCTAAAGCGCAACAACAGACTGGAGCGCAAACTCATCTACAAATCCAGGCACAACAAACAGATAATGTTAAATCCTTTTCTACGCCCAGAGTTTCTATGGAAGAGGGCACAGCTACAGTAACTCTGGAAAACAAATCAAGAGTTTTCCAAGATGGTGCTTATGAGGTCAATCAGACCAATGCCGAATCTAAGCACTTTCAGAGCAGCATGATGCAATTTGATGCTGCATACCACTAA